The Burkholderia ambifaria AMMD genome has a segment encoding these proteins:
- a CDS encoding LysR family transcriptional regulator, with translation MDRFLLMTCFARAVEMGSFSAAGRDLGLGQPNVSRYVAALEDHLQTRLLHRSTRKLALTPEGERYYADIRRILDAVEESESSFRNNVDPSGLLRVACPTSLAHAFVLPHVPAFLERYPRLTLDIQISDRYVNLVDEGIELAIRIGHLEDSALRARRIGMFERVVVASKEYLAKRGVPHTPDDLRDHDCVIYTLLSSGATWRFRDTDIPVSGRLRVNSPDAVRAAVNAGLGVGHGPAWLFEEGLESGRLQLILSGLADPAVPVQIVYVANRLLPTRAIVFIEFIADVFSKISAFNKNIPSLKL, from the coding sequence TTGGACCGATTTCTCTTGATGACATGCTTCGCACGGGCCGTAGAGATGGGAAGTTTTTCTGCTGCTGGGCGAGATTTGGGCTTGGGACAACCCAACGTTAGTCGCTACGTGGCGGCGCTGGAAGATCATCTCCAAACTCGGCTGCTGCACCGATCCACACGCAAGCTCGCGTTGACGCCGGAGGGCGAACGCTACTACGCAGACATTCGGCGAATTCTTGATGCTGTAGAGGAATCTGAATCGTCGTTCAGGAACAATGTTGATCCATCGGGACTCTTGCGCGTGGCCTGTCCCACCTCGCTTGCACATGCATTCGTGTTACCACACGTGCCTGCATTTTTGGAGCGCTATCCCAGACTGACGCTGGATATCCAGATCAGCGATCGCTACGTCAACCTTGTTGATGAGGGAATCGAACTCGCAATTCGCATCGGACATCTGGAGGACAGTGCGCTACGCGCTCGGCGCATAGGAATGTTCGAGCGCGTGGTCGTGGCCAGTAAGGAGTACCTCGCTAAGCGCGGAGTGCCGCATACACCTGATGACCTGCGCGACCACGACTGCGTGATCTATACCTTGCTATCGTCCGGTGCAACATGGCGCTTTCGTGACACAGATATTCCCGTTTCTGGCAGGCTGAGGGTTAACTCACCCGACGCCGTTCGCGCGGCGGTCAACGCAGGTTTAGGGGTTGGGCATGGGCCGGCGTGGCTGTTTGAGGAAGGGTTAGAAAGCGGTCGCTTGCAGTTAATACTGTCGGGACTTGCTGATCCGGCCGTCCCTGTTCAGATCGTCTACGTTGCAAACAGGCTTCTTCCAACACGGGCGATCGTGTTTATTGAATTCATTGCCGACGTATTTTCGAAGATTTCAGCTTTCAACAAAAATATTCCTTCGCTCAAGCTGTAG
- a CDS encoding transglutaminase family protein, whose product MVTTKHAAKMSPAPGSGSAKDAPATTPATPATPTTVAPGRVLRVTHDTEYRYAARVESAQHQARLQPLATPRQQVQSFALDIEPAPESVCTEIDAFGNARASFALNQPHDALLVRSRSTVRVSAPVWSLGARGAPPPAIANPDAEHAMAWEAVRERLQFRAGQPYDAASEFVFASPHVACDPELAAYAAASFTPGRPLVQAAWDLMRRVHADFAYTPNSTDITTTALDALRLRKGVCQDFAHVMIGALRSLGLAARYVSGYLLTQPPPGQPRLIGADASHAWIDVYDPAWPEDGGWLQLDPTNDRAPGDDYVMLSIGRDYADVTPLRGVIRGGGADQELKVGVTVEPLDEAS is encoded by the coding sequence ATGGTGACGACGAAACACGCGGCGAAGATGTCGCCCGCGCCGGGTTCCGGCAGCGCGAAGGACGCGCCGGCGACGACGCCTGCAACACCCGCCACGCCGACCACCGTCGCGCCCGGTCGCGTGCTGCGGGTGACGCACGACACCGAATACCGCTACGCGGCGCGCGTCGAATCCGCGCAGCACCAGGCGCGGCTGCAGCCGCTCGCGACGCCGCGCCAACAGGTGCAGTCGTTCGCGCTCGACATCGAGCCCGCCCCGGAGTCGGTCTGCACCGAGATCGACGCGTTCGGCAACGCGCGCGCGTCGTTCGCGCTGAACCAGCCTCACGATGCGCTGCTCGTGCGTAGCCGCAGCACGGTGCGCGTGAGCGCGCCCGTCTGGTCGCTGGGTGCGCGGGGCGCACCGCCGCCCGCGATCGCGAACCCCGACGCCGAGCATGCGATGGCGTGGGAAGCCGTGCGCGAGCGCTTGCAGTTTCGCGCGGGGCAGCCGTATGACGCGGCGAGCGAGTTCGTGTTCGCGTCGCCGCATGTCGCGTGCGATCCGGAACTGGCCGCGTACGCGGCCGCGAGCTTCACGCCGGGGCGGCCGCTCGTGCAGGCCGCGTGGGACCTGATGCGGCGAGTTCACGCGGATTTCGCGTACACGCCGAACAGCACCGACATCACGACGACCGCGCTCGATGCGTTGCGATTGCGCAAGGGCGTGTGCCAGGATTTCGCGCATGTGATGATCGGCGCGCTGCGCTCGCTCGGGCTCGCCGCGCGCTACGTGAGCGGGTATCTGCTGACCCAGCCGCCGCCCGGGCAGCCGCGGCTGATCGGCGCGGATGCGTCGCATGCATGGATCGACGTGTACGACCCGGCATGGCCCGAAGATGGCGGCTGGCTGCAACTCGACCCCACCAACGACCGTGCGCCGGGTGACGACTACGTGATGCTGTCGATCGGCCGCGACTATGCGGACGTGACGCCGTTGCGCGGTGTGATTCGCGGCGGCGGCGCGGATCAGGAGCTGAAGGTCGGCGTGACGGTCGAGCCGCTCGACGAAGCTTCGTGA
- a CDS encoding circularly permuted type 2 ATP-grasp protein, whose product MPTLFDTGAQPDAAELAAALAAPAAAGRYDELRGSAAGLTAPLLAPAWRSFFTSIGSDGVADLDRRADALQRRMRENGLFYQLHEQRAGDGAAGPWSLDLLPLIVTPEDWVAIERGVLQRVRLLNATMADLYGPQTILERGLLPPALVTGHPGYLRAMRGARVPGDTWLHIVAFDLARGPDGQWRIVAQHTQGPSGLGYLLENRLIVSRLFPRGFRGLRVQRLASAYRSLLQSMQTLSPASKNSRIVLLTPGPHSATYFEHAYLARYLGLTLVEGGDLTARDNHVFLKTLRGLEPVHGILRRVDDAWLDPLELRPDSMLGVPGLLQAVRAGNVLLANAPGSGFLESPGMLGFMPRLAEALLGETLTLPAVHSWWCGEAAACNDALPQLARGIVKPSYPPDAQDGGGFDPVIGARLTPAQLAEWRARILARPEHYTVQADLPLSQAPTWPGRDAPEGNGGARIVPKPLLLRVFALADGAQRWRLLPGGLSRVGTRDTLFNAPMPRGGSTVDTWVMTEGIVDSTTLLQTRLGPDDLVEHPRAIASRAAENLFWLGRYTERATSLMRLARAALERLRGEDDVDSPAHLELIDTLCRDTGLIASDAPNAVDAPRAFQHALATSLTRGADRTSGIASCLFGMRGAAAAIRERLSSDQWRLIDDATQLFADSADHPEAEEQIGNEALQLLERLGLLLGAITGAQTDNMTRDDGWRLLSIGRQIERLDFLCSVLKFAFDEGAVHRQDGFELVLELFDSTITFRSRFQRGFDVAPLLSLVVLDTDNPRSLGWVVQALRGRLTKVERSEGYALSELAETIPDVPAWSLHELCETGDDGRHDKLLDALDTTVKAVWELSNRIGERYFSHVRDAGRTLW is encoded by the coding sequence ATGCCCACGCTTTTCGATACCGGCGCGCAGCCGGACGCCGCGGAACTGGCCGCCGCGCTTGCGGCGCCGGCCGCGGCCGGCCGCTACGACGAACTGCGCGGCAGCGCCGCCGGCCTCACCGCGCCGCTGCTTGCCCCCGCATGGCGCAGCTTCTTCACGTCGATCGGCAGCGACGGCGTGGCCGACCTCGACCGCCGCGCCGACGCGCTGCAGCGACGCATGCGCGAGAACGGCCTGTTCTACCAGCTCCACGAGCAACGCGCGGGCGACGGCGCGGCCGGCCCGTGGTCGCTCGACCTGCTGCCGCTGATCGTCACGCCCGAGGACTGGGTCGCGATCGAGCGCGGCGTGCTGCAGCGCGTGCGGCTGCTGAACGCGACCATGGCCGACCTGTACGGTCCGCAGACGATCCTGGAGCGCGGGCTGCTGCCGCCCGCGCTCGTCACCGGCCACCCGGGCTACCTGCGCGCGATGCGCGGCGCGCGGGTGCCGGGCGACACATGGCTGCACATCGTTGCGTTCGATCTCGCGCGCGGCCCCGACGGGCAATGGCGGATCGTCGCGCAGCACACGCAGGGCCCGTCCGGGCTCGGTTATCTGCTCGAAAACCGCCTGATCGTGTCACGGCTCTTTCCGCGCGGCTTTCGCGGGCTGCGCGTGCAGCGGCTCGCGTCCGCGTACCGGTCGCTGCTGCAGAGCATGCAGACGCTCAGCCCGGCCAGCAAGAATTCGCGGATCGTGCTGCTGACGCCGGGGCCGCACAGCGCGACCTACTTCGAACATGCGTATCTCGCGCGCTATCTCGGTCTCACGCTCGTCGAGGGCGGCGACCTGACCGCGCGCGACAACCACGTGTTCCTGAAGACGCTGCGCGGGCTCGAGCCCGTGCACGGGATCCTGCGGCGCGTCGACGACGCGTGGCTCGATCCGCTCGAACTGCGGCCCGATTCGATGCTCGGCGTGCCGGGGCTGCTGCAGGCCGTGCGCGCGGGCAACGTGCTGCTCGCGAATGCGCCGGGTTCGGGCTTCCTCGAATCGCCGGGCATGCTCGGCTTCATGCCGCGCCTCGCGGAAGCGCTGCTCGGCGAAACGCTGACGCTGCCCGCCGTGCATTCGTGGTGGTGCGGCGAGGCGGCCGCGTGCAACGACGCGCTGCCGCAGCTCGCGCGCGGCATCGTCAAACCGTCGTATCCGCCCGACGCACAGGACGGCGGCGGGTTCGATCCGGTGATCGGCGCGCGGCTCACGCCGGCGCAGCTGGCCGAGTGGCGTGCGCGGATTCTCGCGCGGCCCGAGCATTACACGGTGCAGGCCGACCTGCCGCTGTCGCAGGCGCCGACCTGGCCGGGGCGCGACGCGCCTGAAGGTAACGGCGGCGCGCGCATCGTGCCGAAACCGCTGCTGCTGCGCGTGTTCGCGCTCGCCGACGGCGCGCAGCGCTGGCGGCTCCTGCCGGGCGGCCTGTCGCGGGTCGGCACGCGCGATACGCTGTTCAACGCGCCGATGCCGCGCGGCGGCAGCACCGTCGATACGTGGGTGATGACCGAAGGCATCGTCGATTCGACGACGCTGCTGCAGACTCGTCTCGGCCCCGACGATCTCGTCGAGCACCCGCGCGCGATCGCGAGCCGCGCGGCCGAGAACCTGTTCTGGCTCGGCCGCTACACCGAGCGCGCGACCAGCCTGATGCGTCTCGCGCGCGCCGCGCTGGAGCGGCTGCGCGGCGAGGACGACGTCGACAGCCCCGCGCATCTGGAGCTGATCGACACGCTGTGCCGCGACACCGGGCTGATCGCGTCCGACGCGCCGAACGCCGTCGATGCGCCGCGTGCGTTCCAGCACGCGCTCGCGACGTCGCTCACGCGCGGCGCGGACCGCACGTCCGGCATCGCGTCCTGCCTGTTCGGGATGCGCGGCGCCGCCGCCGCGATCCGCGAGCGGCTGTCGAGCGATCAGTGGCGGCTGATCGACGACGCGACGCAATTGTTCGCCGACAGCGCCGATCATCCGGAAGCCGAAGAACAGATCGGCAACGAGGCGCTGCAACTGCTGGAGCGGCTGGGGCTGCTGCTCGGCGCGATCACCGGCGCGCAGACCGACAACATGACGCGCGACGACGGCTGGCGGCTGCTGTCGATCGGCCGGCAGATCGAGCGGCTGGACTTCCTGTGCAGCGTGCTGAAGTTCGCGTTCGACGAGGGCGCCGTGCACCGGCAGGACGGCTTCGAGCTCGTGCTCGAACTGTTCGACAGCACGATCACGTTTCGCTCGCGGTTCCAGCGCGGCTTCGACGTCGCGCCGCTCCTGTCGCTCGTCGTGCTCGACACCGACAATCCGCGCTCGCTCGGCTGGGTCGTGCAGGCGCTGCGCGGCCGGCTGACGAAGGTCGAGCGCAGCGAAGGCTATGCGCTGTCCGAACTCGCCGAGACGATTCCGGACGTGCCCGCGTGGTCGCTGCACGAATTGTGCGAAACCGGCGACGACGGCCGGCACGACAAGCTGCTCGACGCGCTCGACACGACCGTGAAGGCGGTGTGGGAATTGTCGAACCGGATCGGCGAGCGCTATTTCAGTCATGTGCGCGACGCGGGCAGGACGCTATGGTGA
- the pip gene encoding prolyl aminopeptidase, translating to MYPPIEPYAHGHLDTGDGHHIYWERCGNPSGKPAVFLHGGPGAGCSPDHRRLFDPERYDILLFDQRGCGRSTPHASLDNNTTWDLVADIERLREMTGAEQWLVFGGSWGSALALAYAQTHPQRVSALVVRGIFTMRRAELLWYYQEGASWLFPDLWEEFLAPIPEAERGDLMAAYHRRLTGDDEAAKLEAARAWSLWEGRTITLLPDPALAEHFADGRYALAFARIENHYFVNRGFVDEGQLLRDAHRLAGIPGVIVQGRYDIATPARTAWDLAKAWPDATFEIVPDAGHAYNEPGILKALLAATDRFAA from the coding sequence GTGTACCCACCGATCGAACCCTACGCCCACGGCCACCTCGACACCGGCGACGGCCACCACATCTACTGGGAGCGCTGCGGCAACCCGTCCGGCAAGCCGGCGGTGTTCCTGCACGGCGGCCCGGGCGCGGGCTGCAGCCCCGACCATCGCCGCCTGTTCGATCCCGAGCGTTACGACATCCTGCTGTTCGACCAGCGCGGCTGCGGGCGCTCGACGCCGCATGCGAGCCTCGACAACAACACGACGTGGGATCTGGTGGCCGACATCGAGCGATTGCGCGAAATGACGGGTGCGGAACAATGGCTCGTGTTCGGCGGTTCGTGGGGCAGCGCGCTCGCCCTCGCCTACGCGCAGACACACCCGCAACGCGTAAGCGCGCTCGTCGTGCGCGGCATCTTCACGATGCGTCGCGCGGAGTTGCTGTGGTACTACCAGGAAGGCGCATCGTGGCTGTTCCCGGACCTTTGGGAAGAATTCCTCGCGCCGATTCCGGAAGCCGAGCGCGGTGACCTGATGGCCGCGTACCATCGCCGGCTGACGGGCGACGACGAAGCCGCAAAGCTCGAAGCCGCGCGTGCGTGGAGCCTCTGGGAAGGCCGCACGATCACGCTGCTGCCTGATCCGGCGCTGGCCGAGCACTTCGCGGACGGCCGCTACGCGCTCGCGTTCGCGCGGATCGAAAACCACTACTTCGTGAATCGCGGGTTCGTCGATGAAGGCCAGTTGCTGCGCGACGCGCATCGCCTCGCGGGCATTCCGGGCGTGATCGTCCAGGGCCGCTACGACATCGCGACACCCGCACGCACCGCGTGGGATCTCGCGAAAGCATGGCCGGACGCGACGTTCGAAATCGTGCCGGACGCCGGGCACGCGTACAACGAACCGGGCATCCTTAAGGCGTTGCTCGCCGCAACGGACCGGTTCGCCGCGTAA
- a CDS encoding DUF2126 domain-containing protein produces MPIHVALHHTTRYRYDRPVNLGPQIVRLRPVPHCRTPIIAYSMTVEPAEHFINWQQDPFSNYLARLVFPERTEHFEITIDLVAEMSVYNPFDFFLEASAEQYPFSYDDALKTELAPYLACDPATSEAPRFRAYLDSVDRTPAGTTNFLVALNQQLQRDIGYLVRLEPGVQTPEQTLELASGSCRDSAWLLVQLCRHLGIAARFASGYLIQLTPDVKALDGPSGTSVDFTDLHAWCEVYLPGAGWIGFDPTSGLLAGEGHIPLACTPQPTSAAPVEGLIDECEVSFEHEMAVTRVYESPRVTKPYTESQWEAVRTLGTQVDGALTAGDVRLTQGGEPTFVSVDDRDGAEWNTDALGPTKRGYATELVQRLRAEYGEGGFLHFGQGKWYPGEQLPRWALSIFWRADRQPVWQDPSLFADEREPSALTTDDAKRFIDALAARLGLTDEFVQPGYEDVWYYLWRERRLPVNVDPFDSRLDDELERARLRKVFDQKLDSVVGYVLPLKCADDEPGRDRAGRERSGLDGPRWQTGPWFFRDERMYLVPGDSPMGYRLPLDSLPWVTGADYPYLVERDPFAPRAALPEAAAFRARHVSTADAPRYLAGAHREAPTQTVMQWRGDGTDAAGRHAPGQQDPQRRPERFESAGWITRSALCAEVRKGILYVFMPPLAALEDYLDLLAAIELTAHAIGVKLVLEGYPPPRDARLKLLQVTPDPGVIEVNIHPARSFDELVEQTEFLYDAAWQSRLSSEKFMVDGRHVGTGGGNHFVLGGATPADSPFLRRPDLLASLIAYWHNHPSLSYLFSGLFIGPTSQAPRVDEARNDQLYELDIAFAEIQRNKLLYGQDMPPWLVDRVLRNLLIDVTGNTHRSEFCIDKLYSPDSSTGRLGLLELRAFEMPPHARMSIVQQLLLRALVARFWAAPYTTPLTRWGTALHDRFMLPAFLKMDFDDVLAELRDAGFGFDPAWFAPHFEFRFPLFGQIAVNGMELSLRGALEPWHVMGEEGAPGGTVRYVDSSVERLEVRVTGLNDNRHVVTVNGRPLPLQPTGTVGEYVAGVRYKAWAPPSALHPTIGVHAPLTFDIVDTWLQRSLGGCRYHVTHPGGRNYATFPVNAYEAESRRLTRFVEMGHTPGRMTASAAAPSREFPFTLDLRRP; encoded by the coding sequence ATGCCCATCCACGTCGCGCTGCATCACACCACCCGCTACCGTTACGACCGGCCCGTCAACCTCGGGCCGCAGATCGTGCGGCTGCGGCCCGTGCCGCACTGCCGGACGCCGATCATCGCGTATTCGATGACGGTCGAGCCCGCCGAGCACTTCATCAACTGGCAGCAGGACCCGTTTTCGAACTATCTCGCGCGGCTCGTGTTTCCGGAACGCACCGAGCACTTCGAGATCACCATCGATCTCGTCGCCGAAATGTCGGTGTACAACCCGTTCGACTTCTTTCTCGAAGCGAGCGCGGAGCAATACCCGTTCAGCTATGACGATGCACTGAAGACCGAACTCGCGCCGTACCTCGCGTGCGATCCGGCGACGAGCGAGGCACCGCGGTTCCGCGCGTATCTCGACAGCGTCGACCGCACGCCGGCCGGCACCACGAACTTCCTCGTCGCGCTGAACCAGCAGCTGCAGCGCGACATCGGCTATCTCGTGCGCCTGGAGCCGGGCGTGCAGACGCCCGAGCAGACGCTCGAGCTCGCGTCCGGGTCGTGCCGCGACAGCGCATGGCTGCTCGTGCAGCTGTGCCGGCATCTCGGCATCGCCGCGCGCTTCGCGTCCGGCTACCTGATCCAGCTCACGCCCGACGTGAAGGCGCTCGACGGCCCGAGCGGCACGTCGGTCGACTTCACCGATCTGCACGCCTGGTGCGAGGTCTATCTGCCGGGCGCCGGCTGGATCGGCTTCGATCCGACGTCGGGCCTGCTCGCCGGCGAAGGGCATATTCCGCTCGCCTGCACGCCGCAGCCGACCAGCGCCGCACCGGTCGAAGGGCTGATCGACGAATGCGAGGTGTCGTTCGAGCACGAGATGGCGGTGACGCGCGTGTACGAATCGCCGCGCGTGACGAAGCCGTACACCGAGTCGCAATGGGAGGCCGTGCGCACGCTCGGCACGCAGGTCGACGGCGCGCTGACGGCCGGCGACGTGCGGCTGACGCAAGGCGGCGAGCCGACCTTCGTGTCGGTCGACGATCGCGATGGCGCCGAGTGGAACACCGATGCGCTCGGCCCGACTAAGCGCGGCTACGCAACCGAACTCGTGCAGCGGCTGCGCGCCGAATACGGCGAAGGCGGCTTCCTGCATTTCGGGCAGGGCAAGTGGTATCCGGGCGAGCAACTGCCGCGCTGGGCGCTGTCGATCTTCTGGCGGGCCGACCGTCAGCCCGTGTGGCAGGATCCGTCGCTGTTCGCCGACGAGCGCGAGCCGTCCGCGCTGACGACCGACGACGCGAAGCGCTTCATCGACGCGCTGGCCGCGCGCCTCGGCCTGACCGACGAATTCGTGCAGCCCGGCTACGAGGATGTCTGGTACTACCTGTGGCGCGAGCGCCGGCTGCCCGTCAACGTCGATCCGTTCGATTCGCGGCTCGACGACGAGCTTGAACGCGCGCGGCTGCGCAAGGTGTTCGACCAGAAGCTCGACAGCGTGGTCGGCTACGTGCTGCCGCTCAAGTGTGCGGATGATGAGCCGGGCCGCGATCGGGCGGGCCGCGAACGGTCGGGTCTCGATGGTCCGCGCTGGCAGACGGGCCCGTGGTTCTTCCGCGACGAGCGGATGTATCTCGTGCCCGGCGATTCGCCGATGGGCTATCGGCTGCCGCTCGATTCGCTGCCGTGGGTCACCGGCGCCGATTATCCGTACCTGGTCGAACGCGATCCGTTCGCGCCGCGCGCCGCGCTGCCGGAGGCCGCCGCGTTCCGTGCGCGTCACGTGAGCACGGCCGACGCGCCGCGCTATCTCGCCGGCGCGCATCGCGAAGCGCCCACGCAAACGGTCATGCAGTGGCGCGGCGACGGCACCGACGCAGCCGGACGGCACGCGCCCGGCCAGCAGGACCCGCAGCGCCGCCCCGAGCGCTTCGAATCGGCCGGGTGGATCACGCGTAGCGCGCTGTGCGCCGAAGTGCGCAAAGGCATCCTGTACGTGTTCATGCCGCCGCTCGCCGCGCTCGAGGATTATCTCGACCTGCTCGCGGCGATCGAGCTGACCGCGCACGCAATCGGCGTGAAGCTCGTGCTCGAAGGCTATCCGCCGCCGCGCGATGCGCGGCTCAAGCTGCTGCAGGTCACGCCCGATCCCGGCGTGATCGAGGTGAACATCCATCCGGCCCGGAGCTTCGACGAACTCGTCGAGCAGACCGAATTCCTGTACGACGCCGCGTGGCAGTCGCGCCTGTCCAGCGAGAAGTTCATGGTCGACGGCCGGCACGTCGGCACGGGCGGCGGCAACCACTTCGTGCTCGGCGGCGCGACGCCGGCCGACAGCCCGTTCCTGCGCCGCCCGGACCTGCTCGCGAGCCTGATCGCTTACTGGCACAACCATCCGTCGCTGTCGTACCTGTTCTCGGGGTTGTTCATCGGCCCGACGAGCCAGGCGCCGCGCGTCGACGAGGCGCGCAACGACCAGCTCTACGAGCTCGACATCGCGTTCGCGGAAATCCAGCGCAACAAGCTGCTGTACGGGCAGGACATGCCGCCGTGGCTCGTCGACCGCGTGCTGCGCAACCTGCTGATCGACGTGACCGGCAACACGCACCGCAGCGAGTTCTGCATCGACAAGCTGTATTCGCCCGATTCGTCGACCGGCCGGCTCGGCCTGCTCGAACTGCGCGCGTTCGAGATGCCGCCGCATGCGCGGATGAGCATCGTGCAGCAACTGCTGCTGCGCGCGCTGGTCGCGCGTTTCTGGGCCGCGCCGTACACGACGCCGCTCACGCGCTGGGGCACCGCGCTGCACGATCGCTTCATGTTGCCCGCGTTCCTGAAAATGGATTTCGACGACGTGCTGGCCGAGCTGCGCGACGCCGGCTTCGGGTTCGATCCGGCGTGGTTCGCGCCGCACTTCGAGTTCCGCTTCCCGCTGTTCGGCCAGATCGCGGTGAACGGGATGGAACTGTCGCTGCGCGGCGCGCTGGAGCCGTGGCACGTGATGGGCGAGGAGGGCGCGCCCGGCGGCACGGTGCGCTACGTCGATTCGTCGGTCGAACGGCTCGAAGTGCGCGTGACGGGGCTGAACGACAACCGGCACGTCGTGACCGTCAACGGCCGCCCGCTGCCGCTGCAGCCGACCGGCACCGTCGGCGAATATGTCGCGGGCGTGCGCTACAAGGCGTGGGCGCCGCCGTCGGCGCTGCATCCGACCATCGGCGTGCACGCGCCGCTCACGTTCGACATCGTCGACACGTGGCTGCAGCGCTCGCTCGGCGGCTGCCGGTATCACGTCACGCATCCGGGCGGGCGCAACTATGCGACGTTCCCGGTCAATGCGTACGAGGCCGAAAGCCGCCGGCTCACGCGTTTCGTCGAGATGGGACACACGCCGGGACGGATGACGGCATCGGCCGCCGCGCCGAGCCGCGAATTCCCGTTCACGCTCGACCTGCGGCGGCCCTGA
- a CDS encoding SDR family oxidoreductase: MSRLQGKRTLITGGTSGIGLETAKQFLNEGARVVVTGVNPDSIAKAKAELGSEVLVLRADSASVAAQRELAQAVKDHYGQLDIAFLNAGVSVWLPFEEWTEEMFDRSFDVNVKGPYFLFQALLPVFASPASVVLNTSVSAHVGAERSSVYAATKAAFLNMSKTLSTELLGRGIRVNAVSPGPIDTPLYDKLGIPDAYREQANKDIAATIPLGRFGTPEEVAKAVLYLASDESSWTVGSEIVVDGGRMLNR, from the coding sequence ATGTCGCGCTTGCAAGGGAAACGTACTCTCATCACTGGAGGCACCAGTGGCATCGGTCTGGAAACCGCAAAGCAGTTTCTGAATGAAGGCGCCCGCGTCGTCGTTACTGGCGTCAATCCTGATTCGATCGCGAAAGCTAAAGCCGAACTTGGATCCGAGGTCTTGGTTTTACGCGCCGACTCGGCCAGCGTCGCCGCGCAAAGGGAACTGGCACAAGCCGTCAAGGACCACTACGGCCAACTTGACATCGCCTTCCTCAATGCCGGCGTATCCGTCTGGTTGCCGTTCGAGGAGTGGACCGAAGAGATGTTCGATCGGTCGTTCGATGTCAACGTCAAGGGGCCATACTTCCTGTTCCAGGCATTGCTTCCAGTGTTCGCTAGCCCTGCGTCCGTAGTGCTCAACACGTCCGTCAGTGCGCACGTCGGTGCGGAGCGCTCTTCCGTTTATGCCGCCACCAAGGCAGCGTTTCTGAACATGTCCAAGACGCTTTCGACCGAACTGCTTGGACGCGGGATTCGCGTCAACGCAGTCAGTCCCGGCCCGATCGACACTCCGCTGTACGACAAGCTCGGCATCCCCGACGCGTACCGCGAGCAAGCCAACAAGGACATTGCCGCCACCATCCCGCTCGGCCGCTTCGGTACACCGGAGGAGGTGGCCAAGGCTGTGCTGTATCTAGCCTCCGACGAGTCCAGTTGGACGGTCGGATCGGAAATCGTCGTGGATGGCGGCCGCATGCTCAACCGCTGA
- a CDS encoding acyltransferase family protein, with protein sequence MNHRVKQLTGLRAVAVTMVVVGHAEHVLPGGYTGWLAPLRLIADGRLGVLIFFVLSGFLITNVLRAEFARTGGIALTSFYVRRALRIWPACYVYLVIVGILAVAGWLDVDRRQWLYAALHLWNYSAWFGLAGDNALHPDGAWYLGHFWSLALEEQFYWFWPLLFVYGTRHRGTRWLAVLILAVPLVRTLTYFVAPALRGQLAMMLHTGVDPILIGCYAALNRERLEAWIGSWRGETRIVTAIVFIVLFGMPLAERRLGGFWNATYGVTIEAALIAIVIVVLNFRSEFWCARWLRAGPVVFVGTISFSLYLWQQPFANPGLPVAHAFPLGIVWALLAATASYFLIEKPFLRLKDRYTAREARRVRDDALRMPAPTDAIGPKVVE encoded by the coding sequence ATGAACCATCGCGTCAAGCAGCTGACAGGGTTGCGCGCCGTCGCGGTCACGATGGTCGTCGTCGGCCACGCGGAGCACGTGCTGCCGGGCGGCTACACCGGCTGGCTCGCGCCGCTTCGGCTGATCGCCGATGGCCGGCTTGGCGTGCTGATCTTCTTCGTCCTGAGCGGGTTCCTGATCACCAACGTGCTGCGCGCGGAGTTCGCGCGCACCGGCGGGATTGCGCTGACGTCGTTCTACGTGCGCCGCGCGCTGCGGATCTGGCCGGCCTGCTATGTGTATCTCGTGATCGTCGGCATCCTCGCCGTCGCCGGCTGGCTCGACGTCGATCGCCGCCAGTGGCTGTATGCGGCGTTGCATCTGTGGAACTACTCGGCGTGGTTCGGCCTGGCCGGCGACAACGCGCTGCATCCGGACGGCGCGTGGTATCTCGGTCACTTCTGGTCGCTCGCGCTCGAGGAACAGTTCTACTGGTTCTGGCCGCTGCTGTTCGTGTACGGCACCCGCCACCGTGGCACGCGCTGGCTGGCTGTGCTGATCCTCGCCGTGCCGCTCGTGCGCACGCTGACATATTTCGTCGCGCCGGCGCTGCGCGGGCAGCTCGCGATGATGCTGCACACGGGCGTCGATCCGATCCTGATCGGCTGCTATGCGGCGCTCAACCGCGAACGGCTCGAAGCGTGGATCGGCTCGTGGCGCGGCGAGACGCGCATCGTGACGGCGATCGTCTTCATCGTGCTGTTCGGGATGCCGCTTGCCGAACGTCGGCTCGGCGGCTTCTGGAATGCAACCTACGGCGTGACGATCGAGGCCGCGCTGATCGCGATCGTGATCGTCGTGCTGAATTTCCGCAGCGAGTTCTGGTGCGCGCGTTGGCTGCGGGCTGGGCCGGTTGTGTTCGTCGGCACGATTTCGTTCAGCCTGTATCTGTGGCAGCAACCGTTCGCGAACCCGGGTCTGCCGGTCGCGCATGCGTTCCCGCTCGGCATCGTGTGGGCATTGCTCGCGGCGACGGCCAGCTACTTCCTCATTGAAAAACCGTTCCTGCGGCTGAAGGATCGCTACACCGCGCGCGAGGCGCGACGCGTGCGCGACGACGCGCTGCGGATGCCGGCGCCGACCGATGCGATCGGGCCGAAGGTGGTGGAGTAG